Genomic DNA from Wolbachia endosymbiont of Aedes albopictus:
CTAACTAAAGAGGTAAAAAATAAAGAAGGTAAAGTTCAGGAAGTTGTTGATGAAAAAGGAAGAAATGGAAAATTACTATACACTAGTGATTATAAGAAATTAAACACTAGTTTTTCTGAAATTAGAGATCAGAATGGTAATCTAGAGCGAGATAAAAGTCTTATATCTGTTCCTATCGTTTTTGCTACAAGCTTGGCTAAAGTTTGTGCTAAATTATTGACTTCTCTTCCTATAAAATTAGGGGAGCATTTAATAAGCAAACAAAACCCAATTGCAAAGTCTTTTGGCTATCTTTTGTTCACCCCTGCAATGGCAGTAAAAGATTTAGTGAATATGGGAGCTACCATACTTAAGGCTCCAATTTTATTATTTGTAGCAGATAAGAAGAAGTATGGTGATGCTTACTTCACTATGTGGAAACACCAATTGAAAGGATGTTGGGAAGAAGCAAAAAGTGACTTTAATGTTATTAAAGGTGGAGAAAGGCTAAAGCCAGGGCAAAAGGATCATAAGCCACTTAGTATAGTGGGCACATGGGATGAGCTTAACGCTAGAAGGCCAGACATTGAGAAAGAATTAGAAGAGGGGCTAAACAAAAGTAGTGAAAGTATAGATAAATCTAGAAAACCAGGTGTTGGAAAAAGCTTAAATAATGAAAGCATAGCTGAGTCTAGAAAAAAGGCTATTGCTCAGGAGAAATTGAGCAACCATGCTGATAAAATAACACAAGAAAGACAGGCAGGCGCAAGCGCTCTGTCACATCCACCACACTAATCAGCCATTATTTTAAGTTAACATTTACTTTCTTTATTAGCTATTCCACAACAAAAACTTGCATACATTTTATCCTCAGTATAAGATATTAATTATTTAATTAATTTTCTTAACTAAATGCACCCTGTAATACTATGCGGTGGTAGTGGCAGCAGACTTTGGCCTTTATCGAAGCCAAAGCAATTTCAAAAAATATTTAGCCATAACACTATGTTTCAGAACACTTTATTGAGGCTAAAAAGTGGTTATATGCCACCCATAATTGCCACAAATATACAGTACGAGTCGTTAGTGAAGAAGGAGTTGCATGCGCTGCAAGAATATAAAGTGATTTTCGAACCAGTGAAAATTGGAACAGCAGCAGCGATATTAATTGCTGCGCTTCTCTGCAATGAAAACGAGATAATGTTAATTCTGCCTTCAGACCATTTTATAGGTGATTTGAATAATTTTTATGCTTCCGTTGAGAAAGCGTCTAAGTTAGCTTCTGAGGCTGACTCTATAGTTACTTTTGGGGTTAAGCCTCATGAATTCAATTCTGAATACGGCTATATAAATGCAGTTTATGATCATAAGGAAAAGTATCATATAGTAAAGGATTTCATAGAGAAACCTGAGCATGTATTAAGTAATGATTATTATTGGAATTCTGGAATATTTGTGTTCAAAGCAAAACGCTATATAGATGAGATCAAAAAATCTGCCCCAAGTCTTTATAATTTATGTTTTAAACATTTCATACCGCAAGAGAGATTTCTATATTTAAAACAACGAGATTTTGCAGGAATTGAAGGCATATCTATTGATTACTTGGTAATGGAAAAAGCAAAAAACGTTGCAATGATAGAAGCTAATTTCGATTGATTGGATGTTGGAACTTGGAATTCAGTTTTAGAATTGAGTGAGAAGTTTAGCAAAGAACCGTTGTCATTTCAGCATGTGATTAGAGAAAAAGAACCATCTTCAACGACAGAAAGTAATAAAAATTTATTGGGTGGAGCTTATAAGCAACCAAACAAAAGCCTAATATCGTTTATTAATAAGGTTAAGAAAGCAAAAGCGATAAGAAGAGAAATCAAGCCATGGGGATTTTATAGTATAATTTTAATGAGCGAAAATTTTCTTATAAAATATCTTTTTATAAATCCATTAAGCTGCACTTCTAAGCAATTCCATCGCTATAGAGATGAATACCATATAGTACTATCGGGAGTTGGGTATGTTAGTTTAGGCGACAAAGAATATTCTGTACTGAAAGATCATGTGATAGAAATTCCAAGGGAAGTTTCTCATAGGATTGAAAATAGAAGCGCAAGCTTTTCACTTGAGATAGTTGAATTTCAAATAGGAGAGCATTTATCTGATAATGATATAGTGAGATTGGATGATGTATATGGAAGAATATGGTAACGCCATAAATGCATTTGTTGGCAATTTATAATATGGATATAGTTGCTTTATGTAAAAAATAATATTTACTAAATCTTAATATTTTAAATCTATACCCATATTTTAATAAATAATGAGTTGTAATTAATATGAAGGATCCATTTAAAAGTGACAATTATAGAGAAAATCTCGATTTCCTTAAAGAAGCTATAAAAGCAGGAGATGAGTTAGTAACTATTAGACATTATAATAAAACGGTAAGGGATTTATCTCAGGCATTAAAGCGTTTTACAGATAAGGCAGAAGATGTAGCTAAGTTTGTTATACGTAGTGACTCAATTGATTATGTAAAATCAATGAATGGAAAGCCATCAGGTCTTAAGATATTAAAGGAAATATTGAATAGAATCTCGGGAAGAAATGTTCCAGTTAAGAATATAAGTAGTTTTATTGATAAATTACCTCCTCCTACTTCAATGACAATCTTTGAATATCTAGAGGCTTATCGTAAAATTTCAGGTTTGGAGCAAGTTGAAAGAGGAAATATTGCAATAGCTCCAGAAAAGCCAGAACGCAGTTTTCTAAAAGAAAATAGACAAGTGGAAGTTAATTATAATGATTCAGGCCATGGAAATTCATTAGATGAAAAGCCTGGATACAAAGAGGTATCAAATTATCAAGAGAAGAAGAGTAAAATTTTAACAGAAAATTCACAAAGTTCAAAATCGCCTAGAGAAGAGCTAATTTATGCAACAGTTCTTAAAGAACATATAGAAGCAAAAAGAGAACTTAAACAAAAACAACAATCTAAACCTCCTATATTGCCAAAACCATCAATAGCACCCCCATTGCCAAAAAAAATGTTTACTGCTGGTCAGGAAGTTAGACAAAAACCAAAAGTAGTAGGAACTGTTCCTAAATCAACTAAAGATAAACCTGAATTACCACCAAAACTTAAAAAGTTAGGTCATATTGATCAAAAATCAAGCACAAAGCTAGAAATGGTAGTATCTTCTATGGAAAAAGAAATTAATTATAATATCGATATTAAAGTACAAGAGATAAGAAAAAAATTCAAACAAAATCAAGCAAAAGAAAGTCCTAATGCGCAAACTATTGAAAGCAGGACCCCTCCTGTTGCACAAGTGAATATAGATGTGGAGAAAAAAACTAGGCCATCACCAAAAGTTACTTCCCAATCTCGCTTATTTCCAATGAGGGATGAAATATCTCAGATGAATCCCTTATCAGCAAAATCTGATCCGAGACCTCATGTTAGCAAAAATGCTCTTCTCACAGATGTAAATGTAAAGCAACTAGTTGCACAATTTGAAAATTATGGAAGGAAAAAATTATAACTTATTGAATAAACCCAATAATATTCTTGATTTCTTCTATGTTATAAAAGCACAAGCTCTCCACTTGAAATAGTTGAATTTCAGATAGGAGAGCATTTATCTGATAATGATATAGTGAGATTGGATGATGTATATGGAAGATTTTGAAATTCTAATGTTAAAGATACTCTATAAGTCTGCTAAATTTAAAGGAGTAAAAATATCTAGTTTTCAAATAAAGAAAAGTCTACAATTATACGAAGTTTCAAGAATATAATGTTTAACCTCAAAATATTTTGTAATGTCCATTGCCTTTGAAATTACTATGGCTGCTTGCTATTTGCGAGCGAAAAATGCCAGATTTTGCTCTATAATGACTTTGTTCTCTATTATCGGCATTGCCCTTGGAGTTGCAACACTAATAGTGGTGATGTCTGTGATGAACGGATTCAGAGCAAAGTTGCTTGACTCAATACTTGGCATTGATGGCCATATTAATGTTTATTTTGATAGGAACATAAATTCAGATTACTGCACAGTTTCGAAATCTATTGAGAAAATTCCTGGTATATTAAAAGCTACTCCTATGACCAATGATCAAGTTATTATTGTAGCAAATGGTAAAATTGCAGGTAGCGTAGTGCGAGGTGTGTCAACTAAAGATTTGCTTGATAGTACTACCATTACAAATAATGTAATTATAGGTGATGTAAAAAAATTTGATGAAGGGATAATAATAGGAGCACGATTGGCAGAAGCTTTGAACGTTGACTATGGCGACAAAATTACGTTTATATCATCTGAAGAATTTGATGCATTACTTGGTGAAATGCCGCGAATGAAAAAATATAAAGTTATAGCAATATTTGATATGGGTATGTTTGAGTATGATAATACCTTGATATATATGCCTCTAAAATCAGCACAAGCCTTTTTTAATTATGAAAATAGCATAAAAAATATAGAAGTACTTGTAGACGACGTTACTAGAGCTGGTAAGCTGGCAGATGCTATAGAAAAAGAAATAGGAATGAAAGCTGAAAGTTGGCAATCACAGCAAAGCCATTATTTTAGTGCTTTAAAAACTGAGAGAAATGTGATGTTTTTAATTCTTACTTTGATTATAGTTGTAGCAGCATTTAATATTATCTCAAATTTAATGATGATAGTGCAAGAAAAGAAATCCGCGATTGCAATTATGCGTACATTTGGTGCAACAAGTGGAAGCATTATGCGCATATTTTGCGCTTGTGGTCTATTAATCGGTTTTACGGGAACTTGTCTTGGCTGTATTATAGGTGTCGTTTTTTCTCTCAATATCGAAAGTATTAGAGTGTTTTTAGAAAACATTACTAACGTCAAGCTGTTTGATCCTATGATATACTTTTTTTCAAGTTTACCGGTGATATTAGTCCCTCAAGATGTAGTAAGTATTTCTGCACTTGCGTTACTCTTATCATTTTTAGCGACAATTGCTCCTGCATTGCAGGCAGCTGCACAAGATCCTGCGGAGATACTACGTTATGAATGATACTCAGCAAAAGTACATAGGTTGGTTCTTAATTGTATTGTTATTTACCGGTTACATCACAATAAATAACATAATCTTTTTAAAAATAACTCAGCAAGAAAGCAAAGACAATATAAATGTTTTAACGGAAAAAATAGATGAATTCAGAATGTCACTTGAAGTTAATCAATCCAGGGTAGAAAAAAAGATATTTGACTTAAAGAGAGGTCTGCACACTCAATGTGAGCAAGGTGATGGTAGCTCAAGGCATAAGAACCTCGCAAGATTGCTGCTACTTGTAGTTAAAATGAAGAATTCGTTATTGCGAGAAGCAAAATTTGATAATCATATAAATTCAATAAAGCCTTTGATATCAGAGCTTGATGATCCAGAGATAGAAAATGCAGTAAATGAATTGGAAAGTTTGAAAGAGGTAGATACTTTACGTGAGTTGAAGTTATCTTTTGAGAAGACCATTGCTGTTATTAACTACAATAAAAGTACATTGTCTAAAAAAATCATTTCAAACTGGATTAGAATACAAGATAAAAATGACCCATTAAGGGCAAAATTCGCAGAAATTGAGGAGTCAATAAACGATAATGATTGGCAAAATATAACTGTTACAGTAAGCAATTTAACGCATTCAGAATTCAAGCCATGGCTGAATAAATTGAATGGTTTTATTGTAGCTTCTAAGAATATTTCAACAATATATCATCACTTGTTACAATATATCTCATGATTTATTTTATAATTTTCGCTCTTTCGTTTTTATTTGGCATATGGGTTAAGGTAAGTGGTGAAGTAATAAAATTGGAATTAGGCAATTACACTATAAGTATTGATCTATATTTCATTATTTTTACTTGTGTAGTTTTATTATTTTTATTAATTACACTTGTACGCTTTTTTTCCTCCATTTTATCAACATTTGCCAACATAAGAAATAGAAGAAGAGATAGGGAAGAATTGCTTCTCTTTGAAGCTTTCTTTAGCATAGACTTAGACAATATAGAGAACGCTCAAAAGGTAGTTAAAAGTTTAAATGAAAAAAGCAATAGGTTATCTTTAATAAAGCTCTTTAACTCAGGTAAGACGGGAAATTACAGCTTTTTCAGTAACGGTTTAACAAATATTGCAAATAAAAATCGTAACTTAGCTCTACTTCTGGCCAATAAGCTGATCGTTCACCTCAAACAAGAAAGAGTAGTCTTTCAAAAATTTATAGAATATTGCTCTAGTTCAATTAATGATAAAATGCTATCTATTCCCTTTCAAATAGAGCATTGCATATTGAAAGAAGATTGGATTAATGCGATTTTTAGGTTAAAGGAAGCAGTTAAGTTCAATATTTTTCTTCCATTTGACCATAAAGAAATGTTTGCAGTTTTTTATTGTGCTTTGGCAAAACAATATGAAAGTAAAGGTGATTTTAAAGGAGCTATAAAGTCTTTATTCAGAGCACAAAGTTATTATGCAACTTTTCGGTCCATCAATTATTTAAAGGTAGAATTATATATTAAACTTGGAAAAATCAGAAAAGCTTCTGCAGTGCTAGAGGCAGAATATGCAGTAAATCCTACTCCTCAGTCAGCTAAAATGTACATCAATTTAAATAGTAAAGGTGCTGAAAGACTATACAACTTACGCCCTGATTATTATTTTAGTTACTGTTTACTTGCTTTGTCCTCAGTGAGTTCAGGTAAATATGATCTTGCAAGTCAATATTTAGACACTGCTATGAAAAAAGCTAATTACATGTCAATCTACTTTATTGTAATACAACTCAAGATTACATTGCAAGAACACGACAAGGTAGTTTATTGGCTAAACAAGATGGGCTCAGAAGCTTTGCCTGATCCGGGCTGGAAGTGTAAAAATTGTAACAGAGAACTAAAGCAATGGGATCATAAATGTTCAAATTGCAATAGTTTTAATTGCGTTTGTTATATATTATAAGGTTCCACAAAGTGTGATGATAATAATATATGGGAAATTACCATCAAAGACCTCTATTGAACAATTTTTGGAGTAGATCTCTTAATATAACCCTTATTTCAAAATAATAAACCTGCAAGTTTTTTAGTTAGACTTGGTTCTAATGTCAAAAAAACTTGCTTTTAGACACTAACAATTATATATTTTAATAAATCAGGGTTGTATACAAAATGAAGAGCTTAAAGGAATTATCCTTAAGAATTAAGAATATTAGGTCTGTACAGAAAACCACGAAAATAATGCAAATGGTTTCTGCAGCAAAGTTATTACAAAGCCAAAAGAAATTATCAAATTCAAAATTATATATATCTAAGCTGCATAGCATTATTTCTTCATTAATGCTATCAATTGATCAAAAATTATTGGCAAAAATTCTAAATATCAGTAATGACGGTTCTTACCTAGTATTCATTGTTGCATCTGATCGTGGCTTGTGCGGCAACTTTAACTCTTCTATTGTCAAATTTAGTCAAGAGCGTGTAAATAAGTCAATCGCAAATGGCAAAAAAGTAGATATTGTATTTCTTGGTAAAAAAGCTTTTGATGTAGGTAAAAATAGATTTGACTCTAAAAGTATCTTAAAAATTGAAAATAGTAAGGGGATCACGTTAAAGTACGTAGAAGCTTTGCTTGATGGTATAGATTTAAGTAAATACGATAAAGTTAAAGTTTTTTATAGTAAGTTCTATAATACCTTCACGCAAAAGCCAATGTTGGAAACAATAAAACCATGGAGTGAAGACTCATCCTTGATTGACAACTCTCTGGCTGGTACAACAACAGATTACGGCTACGAGTATGAACCACAAAATATTGAATTTATTTTAAAATCTTTGGTTCAAGATTACGTTGTAATTGCTCTTTACTCTGCTTTGCTTGAAAGTGCAACAAGTGAGAATAGTGCTAGGATGGTTGCTATGGAATCAGCAAACAGAAACACTAAAGAGATGCTGAACAAACTAGCATTGCTTTATAATCGTTCTCGTCAAGCAGCAATTACAACTGATTTAATTGAAGTGATAGGTGGTGCAGAGTCTTTATAAAAATCTAAGGAATAGAAAATGAATATATTAAATATTGCAGCAGATATCACTAAATTAATAAAAAAGCAGAATCAAGATGCAGAAGTTACAATATATGAAACTAATAAGACTTCAGTTTCTCAGCGTCTATCAAAAATTGAGCAAATATCACAATCTAAAAATTGCACTGTAGGAATCAGAGCTATAGCAGGTAAGAACAAAGCTGCGTATATTTCTACAAATGATTTGAATAATCTTAGTGATACGGTAAGCCAAGTGGTAGAAATGGCAAAGAATGCGCCGGAAGATGCTTGTATCAACTTTGCTGTAAATGGTAGTAATTATATCTCTTCTGCAGATTTAAGTATCTCAGATAATAATGTTGTAACCGTTGATAACCTAAAAGAAATTGCTGAAGCTGCAGAAAATTCAGCCCTTGCACATAAGAGTATCACTAATTCTGAAGGAGCCTCTTCTTCATACGCTTTAGTGAATACAGTATTATCGACTGTTTCTGGTTTTATTGGCTCGTTTAGTAAATCAACCTTTGCTAATCAGGTCTCTGTTGTTGCTGGAAGAGAAAGTGAAATGAAGGTTGGTTACGATTATGATATAGCATGTAATTTTAGTGATTTAAAGTTGCCAGAGTTAATGGGAAAAGAAGCAGCAAAAAGAGCAGTTGATCAATTGAATTCACGTACAATGAAAATTGGTAAATTTCCAGTTATTTTTGAAAAAAGAGCAGCAAAAGGGCTAGTAAAAAGTTTTGCTTCTGCTATAAATGGGAGCAGTATTATAAGCAACAGTTCTTTCTTGAGAGGTAGTTTAAACGCTCAGATTTTCAATGATAGAATTAATATTATCGATGATCCATTGTTGCCAAGAGGCATAGCATCGAGACCATTTGATGGAGAAGGGATAACTAGCAAGAAAAATATATTTGTAAAAAACGGAATATTACAAAATTGGATTTTAGACTTATACTCGGCTAGAAAATTAGACTCAGAAACAACCGGAAGTGCAACTCGTGCAAGTAATGCCGCAGTTATTCCTGCAGCTAGTAACCTCTACATTGAGAATGGTGATGTATCGTTTGAAGAATTAATTCAGGAAGTGAAAGAGGGAATATATGTAACTGATTTATTTGGTTTTGGTATTAATTTAATCAATGGCGATTACAGCCAAGGCGCTTCCGGATTTTTTATAGAAAATGGAAAAATAACGTATCCAATACATGAGATTACCATTGCTAGCAATTTGAAGGATATGTTTAGAGATTTAGTCGTTGCAGATGATCTAACTTTTTGTGGGCAATTTAATTCACCAACGATTAAAGTTAGCGAAATGACGGTTGCAGGTTCGCTTAATGATTAAAAATTTTATTTGCATTAAGTACAACAATTGTGTATTATTGTCATGTAATGTTAAGAATAGACTATGGAGTATAAAGGTTTAGTTTCAATAGCTAAGCTTAAAGCATTCTCAATCGTAATTTCAAAGTTTTTCATCACATTAGTAATGTTAGTTAATAATTTAGGAGTTGTTTAAATGGAATTTGGTAATGTAAAATGGTTTAATGTCGAAAAAGGCTATGGTTTCATCAAGCCAGAAGGTAAAGGGGGTGACGTTTTTGTACATATTAGCACGTTGGAACGTTCAGGAATAAGGCCTGAGACACTTAAAGGAGAGAATAAAGAGAAGGGGATAAAAGGAGAAAGGGTGAGTTATGAGGTTAAAGAGGAGCGCGGTAGAAACGGAGAAGATAAAAAATCTGCAATAAATTTAAGATTAGAAGATTAATCTATTATGAAGTCTTTTAATAGGGTTAACGTATTGTGAATAATTTTCATGAGATGGGTCTCCCAGCTTCGCTTACACAAGCTCTAGATAAAAATAATCTTTTCGTCCCAACTCCGATTCAAATACAAGCGATTCCTTTAGCGCTACAAGGTAAAGATATTCTTGGGTCTGCTCAAACGGGAACTGGAAAAACTTTGGCATTTGCTATTCCGTTGGTTGCTAAGTTGCTGAATGAGCCTAACACTGGTTCATCTTTAGTCATCGTGCCAACCAGGGAGCTTGCGCATCAGGTAACAAATGAGATAAGAAAACTCTTATTTCAAAATTCTGCACTAAGGGTCGCTTTATTGATTGGTGGTGAGCCTATTTTTAGGCAGCTAAATCAGCTTCAGAAAAAACCACAAATTGTAATAGGTACTCCTGGTCGTATTATAGACCATATTGAGCGTAAAACTTTGA
This window encodes:
- the atpG gene encoding ATP synthase F1 subunit gamma, with the translated sequence MKSLKELSLRIKNIRSVQKTTKIMQMVSAAKLLQSQKKLSNSKLYISKLHSIISSLMLSIDQKLLAKILNISNDGSYLVFIVASDRGLCGNFNSSIVKFSQERVNKSIANGKKVDIVFLGKKAFDVGKNRFDSKSILKIENSKGITLKYVEALLDGIDLSKYDKVKVFYSKFYNTFTQKPMLETIKPWSEDSSLIDNSLAGTTTDYGYEYEPQNIEFILKSLVQDYVVIALYSALLESATSENSARMVAMESANRNTKEMLNKLALLYNRSRQAAITTDLIEVIGGAESL
- a CDS encoding lipoprotein-releasing ABC transporter permease subunit; this translates as MSIAFEITMAACYLRAKNARFCSIMTLFSIIGIALGVATLIVVMSVMNGFRAKLLDSILGIDGHINVYFDRNINSDYCTVSKSIEKIPGILKATPMTNDQVIIVANGKIAGSVVRGVSTKDLLDSTTITNNVIIGDVKKFDEGIIIGARLAEALNVDYGDKITFISSEEFDALLGEMPRMKKYKVIAIFDMGMFEYDNTLIYMPLKSAQAFFNYENSIKNIEVLVDDVTRAGKLADAIEKEIGMKAESWQSQQSHYFSALKTERNVMFLILTLIIVVAAFNIISNLMMIVQEKKSAIAIMRTFGATSGSIMRIFCACGLLIGFTGTCLGCIIGVVFSLNIESIRVFLENITNVKLFDPMIYFFSSLPVILVPQDVVSISALALLLSFLATIAPALQAAAQDPAEILRYE
- a CDS encoding TldD/PmbA family protein is translated as MNILNIAADITKLIKKQNQDAEVTIYETNKTSVSQRLSKIEQISQSKNCTVGIRAIAGKNKAAYISTNDLNNLSDTVSQVVEMAKNAPEDACINFAVNGSNYISSADLSISDNNVVTVDNLKEIAEAAENSALAHKSITNSEGASSSYALVNTVLSTVSGFIGSFSKSTFANQVSVVAGRESEMKVGYDYDIACNFSDLKLPELMGKEAAKRAVDQLNSRTMKIGKFPVIFEKRAAKGLVKSFASAINGSSIISNSSFLRGSLNAQIFNDRINIIDDPLLPRGIASRPFDGEGITSKKNIFVKNGILQNWILDLYSARKLDSETTGSATRASNAAVIPAASNLYIENGDVSFEELIQEVKEGIYVTDLFGFGINLINGDYSQGASGFFIENGKITYPIHEITIASNLKDMFRDLVVADDLTFCGQFNSPTIKVSEMTVAGSLND
- a CDS encoding cold-shock protein, producing MEFGNVKWFNVEKGYGFIKPEGKGGDVFVHISTLERSGIRPETLKGENKEKGIKGERVSYEVKEERGRNGEDKKSAINLRLED
- a CDS encoding heme biosynthesis protein HemY codes for the protein MIYFIIFALSFLFGIWVKVSGEVIKLELGNYTISIDLYFIIFTCVVLLFLLITLVRFFSSILSTFANIRNRRRDREELLLFEAFFSIDLDNIENAQKVVKSLNEKSNRLSLIKLFNSGKTGNYSFFSNGLTNIANKNRNLALLLANKLIVHLKQERVVFQKFIEYCSSSINDKMLSIPFQIEHCILKEDWINAIFRLKEAVKFNIFLPFDHKEMFAVFYCALAKQYESKGDFKGAIKSLFRAQSYYATFRSINYLKVELYIKLGKIRKASAVLEAEYAVNPTPQSAKMYINLNSKGAERLYNLRPDYYFSYCLLALSSVSSGKYDLASQYLDTAMKKANYMSIYFIVIQLKITLQEHDKVVYWLNKMGSEALPDPGWKCKNCNRELKQWDHKCSNCNSFNCVCYIL